A window of Hevea brasiliensis isolate MT/VB/25A 57/8 chromosome 14, ASM3005281v1, whole genome shotgun sequence contains these coding sequences:
- the LOC110667856 gene encoding receptor-like protein EIX1 — protein sequence MGSILHELVTMFIFIAYVFMVTTEYSLGVAALKVQCIDSEQKALQNFKEGFHSHLDRFSSWVPEEDCCKWRGVRCENETGHVITLDLHSSDSSEAMQGQLRESLLDLPYLSYLDLSLNDFLQIQIPEFIGSLSRLKYLNLSNANFRGTIPDQLGNLSHLVSLDLSGNGYSLRVNNLNWLYHLSPLKFLDLGGVDLSISVNWLDDINMLSSLIELNLSACKLHNLPQSLPLVNFTSLKILDLSFNSLNGTIPDWLFEIDQSLVFLYLRRNEFHGSIPEAFGNMTSLIVLDLSENNLEGPIPTTLGMISQKNQSKEFSSLRQLYLYHNQLNGSLQKILPKLSRISVLDVSWNSLEGVVTDAELLDFSNLQVLDFSGNNLTLNVSSSWAPSFQLERIGLNSCKLGPQFPQWLRTQKHFSAIDISMNGISDAVPDWFWNLSSKIRHVNLSSNVLTGTVPDLSSKIKLSTIDLSLNKLSGPLPLLSSSISTACLAGNLFSGPIFRLCEMLKVNNSVRYLDFSNNTLSGQIPDCWTHGKNLVILNLASNNLSGKIPESIGHLLQLNSLRFDHNGLSGKIPSSLKNCTSLIVLDLGQNRFSGEIPEWIGENLLKLMILGLSSNAFKGHIPVEVCLLESLKILDLSANYLSGGIPRCVDNFKAMAERDTVRSYIYDPYTAYIEDVILTAKGLQLRYGEVLKYVKLLDLSSNGLTGEIPQGITSLIGLLFLNLSRNNLVGAIPANIGAMHIIESLDLSRNQLSCSIPTSMTDLFSLSCLDLSHNRLSGSIPSGHQFDTFDAATYQGNHNLCGPPLAYNCSEDKSYEDPNCIDKEVGRKMEAETGHRLHIPPFYMSMGLGFIVGFWGFWGPLLLKTSWRHAYFRCLGNLIDQIYVRVIVAVARLQRKFQKQAA from the coding sequence ATGGGAAGTATACTACATGAACTTGTAACCATGTTCATTTTCATTGCATATGTGTTCATGGTAACCACTGAATACAGTTTGGGCGTTGCAGCGTTGAAGGTCCAGTGCATAGATAGCGAGCAGAAAGCTCTTCAAAACTTCAAAGAAGGTTTTCACAGTCATTTGGATCGCTTCTCTTCGTGGGTACCAGAAGAAGATTGCTGCAAATGGAGAGGAGTGAGATGCGAAAATGAAACAGGCCATGTCATTACTCTTGATCTCCACAGCTCAGATTCATCTGAGGCCATGCAAGGTCAGTTGAGGGAATCTTTGCTTGACTTGCCATATCTGAGTTATCTAGACTTAAGCTTGAATGATTTCCTCCAAATACAAATTCCTGAGTTCATCGGCTCTCTGTCTCGCTTAAAGTATCTCAATTTATCCAATGCCAATTTCAGGGGAACCATTCCTGATCAGCTAGGAAATCTTTCACACTTGGTCTCTCTTGATTTGAGTGGCAATGGCTATTCTTTGAGAGTAAATAACCTAAATTGGCTTTATCATCTTTCTCCCTTGAAATTTCTTGATCTGGGTGGGGTTGATCTCAGCATCTCAGTAAACTGGCTCGATGATATTAATATGCTTTCTTCACTTATTGAATTGAACCTATCTGCTTGTAAACTTCACAACCTTCCTCAATCTCTACCACTCGTGAATTTCACTTCTCTGAAAATCCTGGATCTTTCATTTAACAGTCTTAATGGCACAATACCCGATTGGCTTTTTGAAATTGACCAGAGTCTTGTTTTCCTATATCTAAGAAGAAATGAGTTTCATGGTTCCATTCCTGAAGCTTTTGGAAACATGACTTCTTTGATTGTACTCGACCTTTCAGAGAACAATCTTGAAGGTCCTATACCAACAACTTTGGGTATGATCTCTCAAAAAAATCAATCTAAAGAATTTTCGTCCTTGAGACAGTTGTATCTTTATCACAACCAACTGAATGGGAGTTTGCAGAAAATTCTTCCAAAACTTTCACGAATAAGTGTCTTAGATGTTTCTTGGAATTCCTTGGAGGGTGTTGTCACTGATGCTGAATTACTGGACTTCAGCAACTTGCAAGTGCTAGACTTTTCTGGTAACAATTTGACATTGAATGTTAGCTCAAGCTGGGCTCCTTCATTTCAATTAGAGCGCATAGGTCTAAATTCTTGCAAACTGGGGCCACAATTTCCACAATGGCTCCGAACTCAAAAGCACTTTTCTGCCATTGACATCTCAATGAATGGAATTTCTGATGCTGTGCCAGACTGGTTTTGGAATCTCTCCTCAAAGATAAGACACGTGAATCTTTCTTCCAACGTCCTTACTGGAACGGTGCCGGATTTATCATCAAAAATAAAGTTGTCAACCATAGATTTGAGTTTGAATAAACTATCAGGtcctcttcctcttctctcttccAGCATCAGTACAGCGTGTCTAGCTGGAAATTTATTTTCTGGACCAATCTTCCGCTTATGTGAAATGTTGAAGGTAAATAATTCAGTGAGATATCTGGATTTTTCGAATAACACTTTATCAGGACAGATTCCAGACTGTTGGACTCATGGCAAAAATTTGGTGATCTTAAATTTAGCAAGCAATAATCTGTCTGGAAAAATCCCTGAGTCGATCGGGCATCTTTTACAGCTCAATTCTTTGAGATTTGATCATAATGGTCTTTCTGGGAAGATTCCTTCATCCTTGAAGAATTGCACTAGTTTGATTGTTCTTGATCTTGGGCAGAACAGATTTTCTGGAGAAATACCAGAATGGATTGGTGAAAATCTGTTAAAGCTGATGATTCTTGGCTTGAGTTCAAATGCTTTTAAGGGGCATATCCCTGTGGAGGTATGCCTCCTAGAATCCTTGAAAATCCTGGACCTTTCTGCAAATTATTTGTCAGGAGGGATTCCTCGTTGTGTGGATAATTTCAAGGCCATGGCTGAGCGGGACACTGTTCGTTCTTACATATATGATCCTTACACTGCCTACATAGAGGATGTGATCTTGACAGCAAAAGGGCTTCAACTGCGCTACGGCGAAGTACTTAAATATGTGAAGTTACTAGATCTTTCTTCAAATGGTTTAACTGGAGAAATTCCTCAAGGAATTACAAGCCTAATAGGATTGCTCTTCTTGAATCTGTCAAGAAATAATTTGGTGGGGGCCATCCCGGCAAACATTGGTGCAATGCACATCATTGAGTCTCTTGATTTATCAAGGAATCAACTTTCATGCAGCATTCCAACCAGCATGACAGACTTGTTTTCTCTTTCATGTTTAGATCTGTCGCATAACAGGTTGTCAGGATCAATTCCTTCAGGTCATCAGTTCGACACATTTGATGCAGCAACATATCAGGGGAATCACAACCTCTGTGGACCTCCCCTTGCATACAATTGCTCAGAAGATAAATCATATGAAGATCCAAACTGTATTGACAAGGAGGTAGGCAGAAAAATGGAAGCAGAAACGGGGCATCGATTACACATACCTCCATTCTATATGAGTATGGGACTTGGCTTCATTGTTGGGTTTTGGGGATTTTGGGGACCTTTATTACTAAAGACGTCCTGGAGGCATGCTTATTTCCGCTGCTTGGGTAACCTGATTGACCAGATTTATGTTCGGGTGATCGTTGCTGTAGCCAGACTTCAGAGGAAGTTTCAAAAACAAGCCGCATGA